The DNA region gtgagacgaagaagaagaagaagactaagaCCAGGGAGGGAAATCAGAAGAAGAGGAGTGAGACCACGGAGGgaaatcagaagaagaagagcaagaccaAGGGAGTAGAAATCTCTTTCTGAGGAGAAGACATGCTTTTTTTGATATAACTTGTGTGCAATGCGACCCTTCTTTATCTTGTCTGCATACTTAAATGTTTTATGCTTGTATTTGTGTTAGATCTTTAATAACCTAAGACGGATCAGATTAAAAACCCCCGCCGAGCAGAGACTAAGTCCTTAAGTATCCAAGTCCAATTAACAACTTTTTTATCAACCACCTCAAAGAACACTTTATTAGCCGATAAATATGCTACAACTTGAGATCATATgtttgatctctctctctctctctctttctgatcTCTAGTTTTGTGACGTATTTAATGTTTCATTATTGCTCACGCAAACTATATGTTAGGATAGAATAATTAAAACGTGACGCGTAAGGAAATTAGTGTTTTTATTAGCatagaaaaaattaaacatgGATGAGTAACTAggtaactattttttttcttttagaaactACTCTAAAGAAACATTGTTACTAGAGAGAATCGCCATTGCTAAAAGTGTTACTAGAGAGAATCGCCATCAATCCTATGTGGCAGCAGGTCCTCCTGGTTGGCTATTTGAGCTGTTTGTTAATGAAAGTAGGTTCTTATGATATTGGTTTGTCCGGGGAAGGAAAGAACGAGAGACCAATTGTCATTTCTGTTAACTGGGTGAAATATCTTGGAGATTTCTCGACCACCAACCAATGCATGACAGCCTGCTAAGTGCTGACGTGAGCGCAGAATAGTCCTGCAATTATCGCgctccccccccccctccccctcTTTCGAAATGTTAATGCTTCCGAAGAGGATTATTGGTGAATGGGCCTAATAGAGGcctaaacaaaatttaagacCCAACGAGCAAGACGGTTACGACCCAAAACCAGAATAACAATTAAAGTCGAGAGTTCTCTCTATAAATACCTAAAATCccgaaaacaaaaatattcgaAAAACCTCTAGCGCAGCAGTCGCCATGGACGAATCCGCCAAGAAAGTAATTCTTCTTCGATCCTTATCGCTTTCTGATGAAttttagtttcttcttcttaggaATCTCTGATTAGATCTTTTTGTAACGTAGGGTCTGGAATCGAACGGTAGTGATGCAGAGATTCGAAAAAGCAGGTTCGTTAATTTCTTTTTGAGATTTGTATCTCTAAATTAGATAAAGATCATGTGTGTGTGTCAATGAATATATTCTTTCTCTGTAACAAACAGCATTAGGAGAATTTCCGTTGAAGGATATGACACCTCGCTTCGTATAGAGGATGTCGATGAGGCTTTGAGAAAACATTTTGCTTCATGTGGAAAAATAATTCATGTTTATATTCCCGGAAACAATGAATGGACGATTCTCTGCAAGTTTGTGCCTTCCCTCTTCCCTCAAATTAACTGCTACTGCTTTTTAACTATATACTTTAACTTGTTTACTTTTGTCTTACAGATACGCCTTCGTTTATTttaatgaagaagatgaagaaaaggCGTTGAGGCTTGATGGACGTGACATGGGAGGACAGATTTTACAAATTAAGTCTTACCCGTTTCACGAAACTTACCTTAATGATGTCGTGGACCCGATGAAAGATGATAATTTCATTATGTACCCATTCAggtaaatcattttttttcttctctttttttttttattattggagAATTGTGTCTGCCTTTGTTGATAAAATGATCTCCTATAATGTTTATTAGGGTCGAGGTTGCGGGTTATGACAATTCCCTTCCTCTCGATGTTGTCAAGAAGGAGATAAAAGAATATTTCTCTGTAAATCGTTCTTTTGCTCACCACCACAAAACCTCTTCTGCTGCTACCGAAATGTTTGCGTTTCTTCTTCCCAGTTTttgtgataatatatatttttaatttatccaTTTGCTAACTAAAgaattgtttttgattttttttttacagcaacTCTTTCATTTATCTCACAGGTCAAGAGGCTGTAGACAAGGCTCTGGAACGTAGTGGAAGTTCTGTGGGAGGCTTGAGTCTTGTAGTTACTAAGGTTTTTCCAATTGAATATAACCCACCGCCGACTGGCTACATTCCCCCACGTAcgtaaattttgattcttatactattttttttttaaccaagtAAAACCTTTCATTAATTTGTCTGTCTATTTGTTTTAGGTATCTTCAACACCTTCACTCAGGAGCAGAAAGACGATCCTAATCTATATTACACTATTATTGAGAGACAGCAGAAGAAGAGTGAGCAGAAGAAGAgtgagacgaagaagaagaagaagactaagaCCAGGGAGGGAAATCAGAAGAAGAGGAGTGAGACCACGGAGGgaaatcagaagaagaagagcaagaccaAGGAGGGAAATCAGAAGAAAAAGGGAGTAGAAATCTGATTCTGAGGACAAGACATGTGGTTTTTGTGATATAACTTGTGTGCAATGCGACCCTTCTTTTCTTGTCTGGATACTTGAATGTTTTATGCTTGTATTTGCGTTGATCTTAAATAACCTAAGACGGATCAGATTTAATATTGAATCAAACACTTCTATCTCAAAACTCAACTCTTTATTGATTTAGAAAATAACACAAAACTAAAGCTCTCAAATCTCATGGGATGCAACACTCTTGCAActcctatatatatatctctctctttcctaaactcattaggaataATATGTAAACACATAAATTCTTAGAATGTTAACTTTCCTAATTCATAACTCTATAGAAAAGTAATAGCTTGATCCCTAAGCTAATTCAAGTTTAGTTCAACATTCTCCCCCTTAAACTTGAAGTCTCCAACTGACACATCTTGAACTCCAATTAGATCTCTcatctccttgaacttgattctCTCAAGTGCTTTCGTTAATATATTTGCCTTCTGTTTGGTTCATGCGACGTGCTCGACATCTACCAAACCGTTTTCTATACACTCGCGTATGAAATGGTATCTCTTGTGAATATGCTTACTTCTACCATGAAACACCGGATTTTTGGTTAAGGCTATAGCTGATTTATTATCGATGCGTACCATCACTTTGTTGCTCTCCTTGCCATAGACTTCGCTGAGTAGATCACTTAGCCATATTGCTTGTTTTGCTGTCTCTGTAGCTGCCATAAACTCTGCTTCACACGAAGATAACGCAACAGTTTCTTGTTTACATGAACACCATGTTATTGGACATCCAGCAAGATAAAATATGTGTCCAGTCGTGCTCCTGCCATCATCCGGATCTACATTATAGCTAGAGTCACTGTATCCTATCAATCCTTCTTTGTTTGTCCGATCAAAAGCTAACCCATACGTCAAAGTTCCCTGCAAGTATCTCAGAACCTGCTTCAATGCTACTGCATGTGATTCCTTTGGCTCATGCATATATCTGCTCAAGACACCAACACTGTAAGCGAGGTCTGGTCGCGTATGAATTAGATACCGAAGACAACCAATGTTTCTACGATAACTCTTTGCATCAATACATGCTTCGTTTGTTGCCTTAGATAGTTTTAAACCAGCATCCATCGGTATGTGTGTTGCGTTGCATCCTTTTAGACCAGCTTCCTCAAGTATCTTCATTGCATATCTCTGTTGACTTAACAATATACCTCCTTCTCGTTGAGATACTTCTATACCAAGATAAAAACTTAACTTGCCGAGATCGCTCATCTCAAACTTAGTCGCCATTCTTCTTTTAAACTCGATGATCATCTCTATGTTTGATCCAGTGACCAGTAGATCATCAACATAAACTGACACTATCAAAATATGTCCTTGATGTTCCTTCCGGTATAAAGATGGCTCCTTGGAGCACTTCTCAAAGCTTAAATCACGAAGAATGGAGTTAAGTTTCTCGTTCCAAGCTCTCGGTGCTTGCTTCAACCCGTAGAGTGCCTTGTGTaatctataaaatttattcTCACTTCCTTTAACCACAAATCCTTCAGGCTGGGTTACATAAACTTCTTCTCTGAGCTCTCCATGAAGAAAGGCTGTCTTAACATCAAGATGATGGAGCTCCCATCCGTGTCTAGCAGCCAACGCAATTATCAATCTCACCGTTTCCAAACGAGCAACGGGCGCAAAGACCTCGTCATAATCAACACTGTGTTTCTGTTTATAACCTTTCACCACTAGCCTTGCTTTGTATCTGTTAATGGTACCGTCGGCATTGAACTTAATCTTAAATACCCACTTTAAGCCAATCGCTTTACTATTTGGAGGAAGATCAACTAGTATCCATGTGTTATTCTTCACGATAGAGTCTATCTCATCTCTACATGCATCTTGCCATACTTCGAGTTCTCTTGCCTCTTCGTAACTCCATGGTTCTTCATTTATCATCAAGAGAAGACGCTCACATTCTTCTTTGCATAACAACTCATAGTCTTCAAGATAGCTCGGCTTCCTGCTAACTCGAGAAGATCGTCTTAGAGATTCTGATTCAGCTTCGACTTCTACGGGTGTGTCTACCTCTTGTATCTCATCGTCATCGTTCTCTGTTTTTCCTTCTTCATCAACTCTGTTTTGTTCACCTAAAACTCTGTACTCAAAACTGATCAACCCTGGTTCCTCATCGGCTTCTGTTCTGGAACGAGCCCACTTCCATCTCTTTTCTTCGTCAAAGATCACATCTCGACTTACAACAATCTTGCGGTTTGTTGGATCATAATGTCAATAAGCTTTAGAGCCCGACTCTGTTCCGAGATGAACAAGAGCACGTGATCTATCATCCAATTTCTTCAAGTGAACAGAATCAATCTTTACATATCCAACACACCCAAACACCTTTAAATGTTCGAGATTCGGTTTCTTGCCTTTCAAGCTTTCATACGGAGTAGAGAGAAACAGAGTTCTTGTTGTTGTCTGGTTTATGATATATGTTGCATGTCTCACCGCCTCTCCCCAGAGATAATTTGGAACTCCCATGTGCTTCAAAATACTTCGAGTCATCTCAAGTAAAGTACGGTTTCTTCTCTCGActactccattttgttgtggagaaTATGGTGCCGTCAGATGCCTATTAATACCACTTTCACTACAAAACTGAACAAACTCTTGAGAGGTGAACTCGCCTCCTCTATCAGTTCGGAATGTCTTGATCTTGGCGCTTGTTTCCTGTTCAACCAGAGCCTTGAAGCGTTTGAACCGAGTAAATGCTTCACTTTTCTCTTTCATAAGGATCGTCCACATGTATCGAGTGTGATCATCGATAAGAACAAACACATATCTATTCTTTCCAGCCGTAGGTGGTGTAATGGGACCACACAAATCTCCGTGAATCAGCTCTAATCTGGTTGAGGCTCGATATTGGCTAACCTTTGGAAACGTCTTTCGAACTTGCTTTCCACGCAAACAAGACTCGCAAGTCTCCTTCTCCACTTTTAACTGCGGTATCCCAGTTATCAGACTCTTGTTAATAATCAACTTCATGTTCTCGATGCCAATATGCCCTAACCGAGCATGCCACTTAGAGGTTTCTATGAGATGTAACAACTGTAGACACTTTGTATTATCAACCTCTATGATCACTTTATACAGACGATTTTTTGATCTCTTTGCTTTGACTAGCAGTTTATTATCTTTGTCATACAGCATCAAGTAATCTTCTTTCATTCTCACTCCACAACCGGATTCAGTAGCTTGTCCTAGACTTATTATGTTGCTTCTTAAGTCAGGGATGAAATACACATCAGACAACACCTTATGCTCGCCATTCTTTGTTGTGAAGAGTATGGAACCTTTTCCTTTTATATCTATTCGTGAATCATCCCCAAAACGCACCTTTCCAGTTACTCTTTCATTAAGCTTCGCAAAGTAGCTAAGATTCCCTGTCATGTGATTGCTAGCCCCATTATCTAGATACCACGTATTATCAGAGACGTCAACCAATTTGCTCGGTGACACATTCTTTTCGTTAAGGAAGACCACTTCATGCATCATCAGTTCATCGGCTTCTTGGGTTGTATCTTCTCCATCCTCTTGAATCTCCTGAAGCTTAAGCAGTCTGTCCGGACAATGCATCGCAAAGTGTCCTACCTTATCACATCTAAAACACACTACTTTTGATGCGTCACGCTCTTGCCTGTTGTAGTTTCCATTATAACCATTATAACCGTTCCGTCCTCGACTCCTTCCTCGGTACGTAAAACGtcctcctctgcctcttcctctaCTAGGATCATATCTCTCTTGGCTTTGCTGTTGTTGCGTGTTTGCATTAGCATACATAAGCTTGCTCTGTCCTTGATCTTCTTgtaattcttcttcttcctcgtgaATTCTCTCTTCATATGCTTTCATTCTTCCTACTACATCTTCAAACCTTGCTGTTTTTAGATCAAGCATCTGCTCAAGTGCAGCcaccatatttatgtatttcttCCTTGGTAGGCTGTGAAGAAACTTCTTCACAAGCTTCGTTTCTTCAATGATCTCGCCTAGGGCTGTAGATTTTGATGATAACTCTCCAAGTTTGCTAACAAAATCATCGATTGAGTCGGTCTCCTTCATCTTTAGTCTGTTAAAATCTGCCGTCAGAGTACAAAGCCGTGCTTCTTTGACTCGATCAGCTCCCACATGCCTCGTCTTCACAGCTTCCCATATTTCTTTCACGGTCTTTAGGTTTCCTACCTGCAGTATAAGTGACTCTGGTATGGACTGGAACAAGAGAGCTTTCGCCATAACATTCTTCTCTCCTTTCTCTTCACCTGGATCAATGGCTTCCCACACCTTGTGGACCTCTAAAGCCACCTGCATCCGTATTGTCCACACCGTATAATTGGTGTCATTAAGAACCGGACACTTTATGCTCGAAGGACCTCCCTTCGTGTCGCTAGTTGCAACAATCTCTCCCATGATTCAAtttatgctctgataccaaatattgAATCAAACACTTCGGTCTCAAAACTCAACTCTTTATTGCTTTAGAAAATAACACAAAACTAAAGCTCTCAAATCTCATGGGATGCAACACTCTTGCAActcctatatatatatctctctctttcctaaactcattaggaataATATGTAAACACATAAACTCTTAAAATGTTAACTTTCCTAATTCATAACTCTATAGAAAAGTAATAGCTTGATCCCCAAGGCTAATTCAAGTTTAGTTATTCACTAAGCAATTATGATCTGGAAGTCGATCTGGGGCAAGTGTTCGGATCTATTATGACATATCCATAGGGCGCTCAACGGAccccccttttttttttttattaaaaaacgtTTTCGCACCTTTACATTGGTATTGGTAcacaaagaatttttttttataacctaACCTAGTGTATTCATATTTCAATTATAAGTTCCGAAATATAGcctattttttatgttttaaatagaGGATATTATCCTATTTCAATAACCACTTATTAGTCATTACTAAGAAACACTCTAGTATTGATATTTAGTCATTTTCAAATCCCTTTTATTCGTTTTAATAgtcgaaaaaaaaaatagaaaaaactagatatagatatatagataTTCTCATATTCATGTACTACTTATCTTTAGAGAATACCAGATGAAATAGAACGATTTGAGAAAAGGatataatgaaatttttttctgTGATTGGTTCTTCTGATAGAAAAAAGAATCTGTTTTATTTGACCGAGAGGGCCAAGAAactaaaaaacaattaattgtaaaaacaaataaagatatattatagaataaaaaaaaagaaacaaagaaaaatttcTTATTCGAAGCGCCTCGTGATCGTCAACCAATTCTGTGCTTCAATATAATTATCAGGAGTAAGCGTTATAGCCTGTTTCCAATACTCGGCGGCTTGAGCAAACCAAGCCTCCGCCATTTCAGAATCTCCTTGTTGAATGGCCTGTTCTCCACGGTCGGAATAGGCGGGTCAATTCCCTCCCTGAAAACCGTACTTGAGAGTTTCCTACCTCATACGGCTCGACAACCAACTCTTTTGTTTTGGTGTACCAGTTTTTTCACTTTAACCTACTTTAACTTTATATCTAATTGAATGTCTAATTGAATGAGATTTCTTATAGATATTCATTCGGTTTTTCTTGGATTAAACAAAAGAGAGTAATTACATGAGTTTCAAACTTTcgttttgatttaattaatatattaattaatctaATAAGTTTTATCTTTTCTCCTACCTTCAGAAAAAAAGGCATGTCCACTGTTATTAGATATTAGAATTTTCTGAAAGGTAACTATCCCGctttcatatataaatttatataaaatcgtTGAAAAAGACTTTTTTCATACttcataaaaaagaaaaagacttaCTGTCTTTAGGATCTGATGCTACACCGCTGCTCAATACCTTAGGGGATCCACTCTATTACATAAGTAGATTCCTAAGATTTATCTCatattatgatataaataaACAGCTCTTGTTGTATCGGTCCAAAACCTTTCCAGTTGATCTTTACGGTGCTTCCTCTATCAATTCAATCTTTTTTTATCCATAGAAATAAAGTATTTAGGCATATCTAGTCTTCACTTCATATTTCTATCCATGAAGTTTATTTATTTGCTACAGCTGATAAAAAATCGTTTTGGACGATGCTTATGTAGaaagccttttttttttgtttctagtATTTCATTGACTAGCTGTTCGTTCTTTTTTTCTATAGTGGAGATAGTCGCACGTAATGACAGATCACAGCCATATTATTAAAAGCTTGTGGTAAAAAGGGGTTTCGTTCTAATGCCCGAAAATAATATTCTAAAGCTTTGGTATGTTCCCCATTACTTGTGTGGATAAGGCCTATATTATAGAGTATATAACTTCGATCATAGGGGTCAATTTCTAGTCGCATAGCTTCATAATAATTCTGTAATGCTTCCGCATAATTTCCTTCAGATTGAGCCGACATCCGTTACGGTCGTCATTCGCTTTAACGAATTCTCCGTTTCAGAACCGTATGTGAGATTTTCATCTCATACGGCTCCTCCTTTAGGTGcataatgaaaataataaatatatggatATGGAAAAATTTGATGTCATTATGAACTAAGCGGGGCTAATGTTTTTACAAGAAATCCCTAGCCAACCTTCTTGTAAAAGATCTTTTCTTACTACCAAGTGGATTCAtactagataaaaataaaaaaggaaactcTAAAAATTTCTTTGTTCTCAACGCCCCTAAATTTCCAGGAATTAGTCACTTCAACAGTCTTCAATGGTTATACGGGTATCCAAAGTACGGACGAGATGGATGTTTATTGTTCCAACCATTTTAATTAGTCCCAAtcccaaagaagaagaaagaaaaggaatCGTTTTGAAGAAAGTTTTCGTGTTGTTGATTTCTCGGCGTAGTGCTTCTTCCCCTGTGCCTCCTATTCGTATATTGTATTAGTCTAGTAGGATTGATCTGTAATACGGGAACCGTAGGTAAAAACCTTTTGCTCAATACTCGAATTCATAATTGAAGCATCTAAGGCTGCACTAATCGTGGATACATGACAGAAGGGATtgctttttatattataaacttCACCTTCAAAAGCGTAGATTTTTTTCAATACTCGTTTTTTTTATTCCAAATCggtgagaaataaaaaaaatgataatgatAATCAAATCGCACCATCTCTGTAATAAGTAAATGCCTCTTTTTCTCCGGAAGTTGTCGGAATGACTCGTAATAAGATATCGGCTACAATTGTAAAggttttatcaataaaatttcCATTTATATGCGATCTTGGCATAGGTAGTAATCCATTCTATAActctttttatttcctttaacttttcttttgtgAGAAAATTTTCTCACAAACAAAGGAATTTTATAGTACGAACTAACATAAAAGCGGACtcgttttttataaaaaaatattctatctACTTCCAATTTTTCCGATCAAAAAAGGTATCTATTAACCATAATCTAAAAAACGATGAATAACTCGCTATTCACCCAGGTACTCAGTCATAATCCTGATGTCGGAGAGATGGCCGAGTGGTTGAAGGCGTAACATTGGAACTGTTATGTAGGCTTTTGTTTACCGAGGGTTCGAATCCCTCTCTTTCCGTACTTTCAACTAAATAACCAATCTTACGTGATTGACCACAACGtatcaaatcaaataaaaaaaatcgataTAAAATCTACATTTCTTTGCTATGGAAAATGCTGGGAAGAGCAAACAAGAGATCCAAACCTCCCTACCAATCTATGATACATGAATAggaaaaacatttaaatttgatttagaaATGGTTTCCTGATTCATGTTCCTATATCTGAATTGACAAACCAATTTGGGTCGCTTAGCTTTTTAAGAAATTCGCCAATCTTGTTCAGAAGAAAATCAGTTTTGTATAACATGAAAAATCAATTTGCAACATGTAAGGACTTTGCTAGACGAGAGAtatgttccttttttttttctttgttgttgttaagCCATAAAAGAAGATGGCTGTTTTCAGTACAGAGATTCAGCGATGAAAAGTTTCAGGACATTCTTCCAGCGTTTTTAAAGAGCTGCAAGTCGAGTCCTTCGTGTATAATGCCATTGTACTTGGCGGTATCTTTCTTGTGCAAGTCTATCAGCTTCTCTCCTGCGCCTGAAGGGTTTAATGAAGCATAGATGGAAAAGTTGCAGACTTATTCTACTGAAACAAGCAGCAAATTTGGTGATGTAACTGTACCAGACGCTATTGACGGCATCTTTTTTTGacgacagagagagagagagagttttggGACTAATCATAAGGTAAACATAGATTTTATGTAGTTTTGCATTGCCAAAGAGACGAATTAGGGACAGAGACTCTTCAAGGACCTAGTTTCTACGTTTAAATGTTATTACACTCCACGCAAAGTTTGTTGGCGTGTCTAGACAAATCAGCTAACACTGAgaagaaaaagaggaagaaactCTGTTTGCGTGACTTGTGTttcttgtttggtttgttttgctCCTATTTGGGTTCAGTCATTCACGGCCACAACTCATGGTTGCATTTTTTGAGTTCCTCTTTTTCTTGGTGACCTAAACCAGAAGTTCTGTGATGAGAGAAGCATATAACTCTCTaaccatatatatgtatatatcctTTGTAGAATGTTTGAGattatttcagatatataaCTGCCACCAGAATATGCAAAATAATGTATTCAAAAAATGATTAATGGTGGTAAACAGCTGATTATAAAGGCAAGTTAAAGACCCAattgttaaaagttaaaacgTATATAAGTCCAAGCCAGAGCTTTGTACCATTAGATAGGGTTTGAGTTTGACTTATAAAAAATGTGTTGGCCTCTAcgatgaaaataaaaacatatctgGACACAAAATACGACGGCATTagaataatcataaaatttaatGCAAGCGGGGGGATACCATGGGAAATGCGGCCCCCACGTTTACAGCGAATAGATTCAGTTTTGATTTTCATGACAGTAAAAGTATTCTCATGTAGTCAGTCATGTCTGATGTGTTTGTATGGATACTGACGCAAGCAGTGACGGTGCAGTTAGTTCGAGTTACTTTCATGACTTGGGGGGATTTTACATTTCATGTTTAATTAGATCCACGCTCTAATCAGAATATATACTCATATTAACTTCTTTTAAACCTATCTTTGCTGATTACATCTGTTTcaaaatgttacatattttagggttttcatgtgttttaataaaatacattaaatttacataattttttgtgattttttttacataaatttaaaccaacaaaaatataataaataaaattaagttttttaaagtttgaaattagttaataaaacatgcattaaatttttttaaaatagatctttttaaaacatttttctttctaaaatatgtaactttatgaaacagaaagagtatattattttctttttattaatacaTTTACATCAAATCCTTAAGTAAATATAGTTTCACACAGAATGATGTTTTTAACATTGTATACGATTAAACTAAACTACAATATTggatgaaaatattaaatcataatataaGAAATTGCTATTTGATTCTGAGATTTTTCTTAGCTTGCACTTAGTCACCCTCCTGCAAGTTGCaacattttatataacaaatgaTTTGAATTTCTGacatcttaatttttaattattggaTCAAAACCGTTGACAAATTATATTTCCTGGTCATATAATAGGAGTAATCAATCGCATGTTGATTAACTTTTCGGCACATAAATGAATTTCTATGGGGTTGGTTACTTGGTTTGGATGCAAATCAAAATGAATATGATTCTTCTATTTGATAATAATGGAACCATCATGTCATGTGTTCCTTAACACTGGAGACAACATAAACGGACGAATAATTATAATCACTCACTAATTGTATAATTTCAGTCAATGTTTGAACATaaatcctcctatatattaaaagagaagtacaaacgCCACGTGGCGCTCACACAGTTCTTCTCACGAAAATTCTCGCGTTTCTATTGGTcgaatttttctaattattctttttgatttatttttttcatcgacCTTTTAATTGGAAAGTGACATTAATTGTCCAACGCACTAATTATTTCTTGCGCAAGAATCGTAATCAATGTCGACCATTAATTATAGCTTGCagaagaattttaataaatgtcgactaaTCATTAAATATCTTAATGGGAAATAcgttttatatttaattaggaaactaattattatcaacatacattatttatatttttattaggaaactaattattatcaacataccttatttatatttactactTGCGCAAGTTTCGCATCGTATAAAATGCATATTCGtgattaattttacaaatttattatgtttatctGTTAacatattatgatattttagcTTATCATGCAAGCTAAATCATTGAGAAACATCCaccaatttactatatataagacattcacagtagaagaaacgaagcaactgactttttattctgaacttttttatgttgatattgtttttattattttacatcattaaacttttatatatacatatttcatcatagctgacttttcttttggtttatatgcagatgTCCTATTATAACG from Raphanus sativus cultivar WK10039 chromosome 8, ASM80110v3, whole genome shotgun sequence includes:
- the LOC108822574 gene encoding uncharacterized protein LOC108822574, with translation MDESAKKGLESNGSDAEIRKSSIRRISVEGYDTSLRIEDVDEALRKHFASCGKIIHVYIPGNNEWTILCKYAFVYFNEEDEEKALRLDGRDMGGQILQIKSYPFHETYLNDVVDPMKDDNFIMYPFRVEVAGYDNSLPLDVVKKEIKEYFSVNRSFAHHHKTSSAATEINSFIYLTGQEAVDKALERSGSSVGGLSLVVTKVFPIEYNPPPTGYIPPRIFNTFTQEQKDDPNLYYTIIERQQKKSEQKKSETKKKKKTKTREGNQKKRSETTEGNQKKKSKTKEGNQKKKGVEI